In Erigeron canadensis isolate Cc75 chromosome 1, C_canadensis_v1, whole genome shotgun sequence, a single window of DNA contains:
- the LOC122595907 gene encoding uncharacterized protein LOC122595907, giving the protein MIFADDIALIARSTEELTQRLEKWREALEAHGLCVSREKTEYLRCDFDNQEIRQNGDEVISIGGRILRPKESFRYLGSVIHKSGGIDEDVTHRIQAGWMKWRAATGVMCDKRIPLKLKGKFYRMAIRPAMLYGSECWAMMKVQAALVEVAEMRMLRWTCGKTLADRIPTGVFRAEFEVRTIINKLREERLRWFGHVRRRDETAPLRRAESIHVDDIRRRDDQR; this is encoded by the coding sequence ATGATTTTTGCCGATGACATTGCGCTGATAGCGAGATCGACGGAGGAACTAACTCAGAGGCTAGAGAAATGGAGAGAAGCCCTTGAAGCCCATGGTTTATGCGTGAGCCGAGAGAAGACAGAATACCTTAGATGTGACTTCGATAACCAGGAGATAAGACAAAATGGGGATGAGGTTATTAGCATTGGGGGCCGCATATTGCGTCCGAAGGAGTCTTTTAGATACCTGGGATCAGTGATACACAAATCGGGTGGGATAGACGAAGACGTGACACATCGAATCCAAGCCGGATGGATGAAGTGGAGAGCAGCTACGGGAGTCATGTGCGACAAAAGGATCCCGCTAAAGCTGAAAGGGAAGTTCTATAGAATGGCTATTAGACCGGCTATGCTATACGGGTCAGAATGTTGGGCGATGATGAAAGTCCAAGCGGCTCTAGTAGAGGTGGCTGAGATGAGGATGTTAAGGTGGACTTGCGGGAAGACCTTAGCAGACAGGATCCCGACGGGAGTTTTTAGAGCAGAATTTGAAGTAAggaccatcattaacaagctaagggaagagcgcttgagatggtttggccatGTTAGGAGAAGGGATGAAACTGCACCACTAAGGAGAGCGGAGTCTATTCACGTGGACGACATACGAAGAAGGGACGACCaaagatga